A single genomic interval of Noviherbaspirillum cavernae harbors:
- a CDS encoding phage major capsid protein — translation MKDITSLLQRRAGVQARVAELAAIEADGTDLTAEQLAEFNQLQAEFNDLTARIDRIQAAEKMAAVTATPLASMSAVPKAAKQKGEDIGMIVRALCASKGDPRGAAHYADTNGFPEIAAVLNTGTGAAGGFIVPPGYVPEFVELLQPMSVVRASGARTIPMPNGSLTMPKIVGGASANYQGENDDIAASEQTFGQMTLSKKKLTALVPVSNDLIRFSNPQANTMVRDDMLQAIALREDIGFLRDNGTGNLPKGLRYWAPAGNVIAANATVNLQNVKNDLGKLELALLTGKVRMIKPGWVFSPRTMVYLQNLVDGNGNKAFPEIDAGQLRGKPFRLTTQIPENLGAGSNESEIYLVDFNEVIIGEATGLIIDVSTEASFKSGATMVSAFSQDLTLIRAITEHDIQPRHDVAVAVLTGVKWAP, via the coding sequence ATGAAAGACATCACCAGTCTTCTGCAGCGCCGCGCGGGGGTGCAAGCACGTGTCGCGGAATTGGCGGCGATTGAAGCCGACGGAACCGACCTCACTGCCGAGCAGCTCGCCGAGTTCAATCAGCTGCAAGCCGAGTTCAATGACCTGACCGCCAGAATTGATCGTATCCAGGCAGCCGAAAAAATGGCAGCCGTGACCGCGACGCCACTGGCATCCATGTCGGCAGTACCGAAGGCTGCCAAGCAAAAAGGCGAAGACATCGGCATGATCGTCCGTGCGCTGTGCGCGTCGAAGGGCGACCCCCGCGGGGCTGCGCATTATGCGGACACCAATGGGTTCCCCGAGATTGCCGCCGTCCTCAACACCGGCACCGGCGCCGCCGGCGGCTTCATCGTTCCACCGGGTTATGTTCCGGAGTTCGTCGAACTGCTGCAGCCGATGTCGGTCGTGCGAGCCTCCGGCGCGCGAACCATCCCGATGCCGAATGGCTCGCTGACCATGCCAAAGATCGTCGGTGGCGCCTCGGCGAACTATCAGGGCGAGAACGACGACATTGCGGCCTCCGAGCAAACCTTCGGCCAGATGACGCTGTCGAAAAAGAAGTTGACCGCGTTGGTTCCGGTTTCCAACGACCTGATCCGCTTCTCCAATCCGCAAGCAAACACGATGGTCCGCGACGACATGCTGCAAGCGATCGCGCTGCGCGAGGATATCGGATTCTTGCGCGACAACGGCACCGGCAATCTGCCGAAGGGTCTTCGCTATTGGGCGCCTGCCGGAAATGTGATCGCCGCCAATGCGACAGTCAACCTGCAGAATGTCAAGAACGATCTGGGCAAGCTGGAGCTGGCACTGCTGACCGGCAAGGTCCGCATGATCAAGCCGGGATGGGTATTCTCCCCGCGCACCATGGTCTATCTGCAGAACCTGGTCGACGGTAATGGCAACAAGGCATTCCCCGAGATCGACGCAGGGCAGCTGCGCGGCAAGCCGTTCCGACTGACGACGCAGATCCCGGAAAACCTGGGTGCCGGCAGCAATGAGTCTGAGATTTATCTGGTTGACTTCAATGAAGTCATCATCGGCGAGGCGACCGGGTTGATCATCGACGTATCGACCGAGGCATCGTTCAAGAGCGGCGCGACCATGGTGTCGGCTTTCTCTCAGGATCTCACGCTGATTCGGGCGATCACCGAGCACGATATCCAGCCACGCCATGACGTGGCAGTTGCGGTGCTCACGGGCGTCAAGTGGGCGCCGTAA